In Amaranthus tricolor cultivar Red isolate AtriRed21 chromosome 5, ASM2621246v1, whole genome shotgun sequence, a genomic segment contains:
- the LOC130812939 gene encoding fasciclin-like arabinogalactan protein 15: protein MDGIQVHIYGCLLIFIVLSLSATTALPARPAKTTTITSTSSPSQVNSNSVLVALLDSHYTELAELVEKALLLQKLEDVVGHKNITIFAPKNEALERDLDPDFKRFLLEPGNLHSLQTLLLFHFIPVRVNSDEWPSHNSDGIHHLTLSNQKVHLYHHKKSGEKTVDLAKVIRPNDLIRPDGVIHGIERLLVPQSVLEDFNRRRNLRSISAVLPEGAPVVDPRTNKLKKSKKTGPPPPPGAPPALPIYAAMAPGPSLAPAPAPGPGGPHHHFDGEAQVKDFITTLLHYGGYNELADILVNLTSLATEMGRLVSEGYVITVLAPNDEAMAKLTTDQLSEPGAPEQIMYYHMIPEYQTEESMYNAVRRFGKIKYDTLRLPHKISAEEADGSVKFGQGDGSAYLFDPDIYTDGRISVQGVDGVLFPLEEKDDKSDSIEKSTPVSTKLVSPKSRRGKLLETTCWMLGTMRQQFDSCQ, encoded by the exons ATGGATGGAATTCAAGTTCACATCTATGGCTGtctattgatttttattgtattATCTTTATCCGCCACTACGGCATTGCCTGCTCGTCCGGCTAAGACCACTACAATTACTTCCACTTCTTCTCCGAGTCAAGTTAATTCTAACTCAGTTCTTGTTGCATTGCTTGACTCACATTATACCGAGTTAGCTGAGCTCGTTGAGAAAGCTCTTCTTTTACAAAAACTTGAAGATGTTGTTGGCCACAAAAATATTACCATCTTTGCTCCAAAGAATGAAGCTTTAGAGCGTGATTTAGACCCCgattttaaacggtttttactTGAACCCGGGAATCTTCATTCTCTTCAAACTTTGCTTCTTTTCCATTTCATTCCTGTCCGAGTCAACTCAGACGAGTGGCCGAGTCATAACTCGGATGGTATCCACCACCTTACTTTGTCCAATCAAAAGGTTCATTTATACCATCATAAAAAATCGGGGGAGAAAACTGTGGATCTTGCGAAGGTTATCCGACCAAATGATTTAATCCGACCCGATGGTGTGATCCATGGGATTGAAAGATTATTGGTTCCACAATCCGTATTGGAAGATTTCAACCGCCGTCGTAATCTCCGCTCCATATCCGCCGTATTACCCGAAGGTGCCCCGGTGGTTGACCCgagaacaaataaattaaagaaaagtaaaaaaacgggtccaccaccaccacccGGAGCACCACCCGCTCTACCCATTTATGCCGCAATGGCACCAGGTCCATCATTGGCCCCAGCTCCCGCTCCAGGACCAGGTGGGCCCCACCATCATTTTGATGGCGAGGCCCAAGTAAAAGACTTCATTACAACCCTACTACATTATGGTGGTTACAATGAATTAGCCGATATTTTAGTTAATCTTACATCATTAGCAACCGAAATGGGAAGATTAGTTTCAGAAGGGTATGTAATTACAGTTTTAGCTCCTAATGATGAAGCAATGGCAAAGCTTACAACGGATCAATTATCCGAACCCGGAGCTCCGGAACAGATTATGTATTATCATATGATACCCGAATATCAGACCGAAGAAAGTATGTATAATGCTGTAAGAAGATTTGGGAAGATAAAGTATGATACTTTGAGATTACCACATAAAATTAGTGCCGAAGAAGCTGATGGGTCGGTTAAATTCGGGCAAGGTGATGGTTCGGCTTATTTATTTGACCCGGATATTTATACGGATGGTAGAATTTCTGTTCAAGGGGTTGATGGAGTTTTATTTCCTTTGGAAGAAAAGGATGATAAAAGTGATAGTATTGAGAAATCTACTCCTGTTAGTACTAAGCTTGTCTCTCCCAAGTCTAGAAGAG GGAAATTGCTGGAAACAACATGTTGGATGCTAGGCACCATGAGACAGCAGTTTGATTCTTGCCAATGA